The proteins below are encoded in one region of Micromonospora pisi:
- a CDS encoding LPXTG cell wall anchor domain-containing protein, translating into MRWKIPAGGLMALVFLIPAAPAVAQTEPPGLNEACQTVERKVYKDIRELVTIDLGTATNVEVRVLANQILAAANADSLSISPRVIQERLDGTADDLREFLKADVQKAWSTDLRITVVRTLTGADTNVKAAARKVLDNGAIDAYLAYLNNGLYAARALDCASQPTPTPTSQPTPTPSATTTAAPIPTSSASLDAPGGEGGGLPVTGAETATVAGIGGALLLLGWAGYLIGRRRRSRFVA; encoded by the coding sequence ATGAGATGGAAGATACCGGCCGGCGGCCTAATGGCGCTGGTCTTTCTGATTCCGGCGGCACCGGCAGTGGCCCAAACCGAACCGCCTGGGCTCAACGAGGCCTGCCAAACGGTCGAGCGCAAGGTGTACAAGGATATCCGCGAGCTTGTCACCATCGACCTGGGTACCGCCACCAATGTAGAGGTGCGCGTGTTGGCCAACCAGATCCTGGCTGCGGCAAACGCCGACTCGTTGTCCATTTCGCCTCGCGTAATACAGGAGCGACTGGACGGCACCGCGGATGATCTGCGCGAATTCCTCAAGGCGGACGTGCAGAAGGCTTGGTCAACGGATCTGCGAATCACGGTAGTCCGGACGTTGACGGGCGCTGATACCAACGTGAAGGCGGCCGCACGAAAGGTCCTCGACAACGGAGCCATCGATGCCTACCTGGCTTACCTGAACAACGGCCTGTACGCCGCGCGTGCGCTTGACTGCGCGTCTCAACCCACACCGACACCAACGTCTCAGCCCACACCGACACCGAGCGCCACGACGACCGCCGCACCGATCCCTACTTCCTCCGCCAGCCTGGACGCTCCCGGCGGCGAGGGCGGTGGGCTGCCCGTGACCGGTGCCGAGACCGCGACTGTGGCCGGCATTGGCGGTGCTCTTCTGCTCCTCGGTTGGGCGGGCTACCTGATCGGACGCCGGCGCCGTTCCCGCTTCGTGGCATAG